The genomic stretch GTGGGACAGCCATTCCGGGCCGGCGATGCGGCACACGGTGCCGAGTTCCGATCCGCCGTAGGACTCGGTGAGCACCGGCCCCCACCACGCGATCATCGCCCGCTTCACCGGCTCCGGGCAGGCCGACCCGGTGTGCGCGACCAAGCGCAGGCCACGGACGTCGTAGCGGGCCCGCACCGCCTCGTCGAGGGCGAGCAGGCGGGTGAAGTGCGTCGGCACCAGCACCGTCGAGGTGACGGCGCCGTGATGGATCTCGCGCAGGACGGCCTCGGCGTCGAAGCGGTCCAGCACGATCACCGGTTGCCCGCGCAGCAGGTGGCGCAGGCTGGTCAGGGGTCCGTTGTGCTGCAGCGGTCCGACCACCAGATGCGGGCCGTCCGGGAAGCCGGACTCGGCGGCGATCGCCGCCACATAGGCGTGGGCATCCGGCGCGCCCGTCCCGCGCAGCCAACAGACCTCGGTCGCGCCGGCGTGCCCGGTAGTGCCGGAGGTGAAGACCAACAGCGGACGGGCCGGGTGGGCGGCCAGGGTGAGCTTCGGCGGCGGCCGCTGGACCCAGTCCGTCCAGGCGACGGTGCCCTGCGGTGCATCGGCGCCGTGCACGACGACGGCGCGCAGGCCCGCCGGGTGCGCCGCCTCGAGGATCGCCGGCAACGCGGCGGGGCCGGTGACGGCGACCGTGCAGCCGGTGTCGGTGAGTTCCCGGGCGAGTTCTTTCGGGGTGCCCTGCCGGTGCAGTGCGACGGTGCCCACGCCGGTGAGCAGACCCGCGAGGTGGGTGACCAGGGTGGCCGCGGCGTTGTCCCCGGTGACGCCGACCCGGTCCTCGCCGTCGGTGAGCTCGAGCAGGCGACCACCGACGCCGCGGACCAGGTCGGCGAGCTGACCCCAGGACAGATCGCCCGCGCGGTCCCGCACCGCGAGCCCGTGTGGGTCGGTCTCGGCCCGGGCGCCGATCCCGGCCAGATACATCCGTCCTCCGGTGCCGTGGGTGGGTCGAACGCTAAGTGGTATCGCTGTAAAGAAAGTATGCGGCAGAACGGCGCTGAAGTGTTACTGTTCATCGACACCAGTTCTGAATTCTGCGCCGGCGTGGACCTCGGGAGAATTTGTGAGCCGACCACTGGCCCCGGAACTGTTCGCCTCGCTGGATCCCCTGTCGCTGGCCGGCAGCCGTTGCCCCGCCTGCGCCACCGTGCAGTTCCCGCCCGCCCCCCAGTGTGCGCACTGCGCCGCGGACGGCCCCGCGCCGATCGCGCTGCCGACCAGTGGGCGCATCTGGACCTGGACCGTCCAGCGCTTCGCGCCCAAGGCGCCCTACGTCTCGCCCGCCTCCGGGTTCGTGCCTTACCCGGTCGGCTACGTCGACCTCGGCGAGGTGCTGGTCGAGACGCTGCTACAGGTCGGCGACCGGTCACCGGCGATCGGTGACGAGGTGCACCTGCGCCGCGCGCCGGTCGGTACCGGGGAGCACTTCACCTACGCGTTCGGCGCATGAACGACAACGACATCTACGTCGTGGGCGCGGGCATCCACGCCTTCGGCCGACACGAGGGCGTCAGCGGCGCCGACCAGGCCGTCGTGACGACCCGCGCCGCGCTCACCGACGCCGGCCTGGGGTGGGACAAGGTCGACGTCGCGGTCGGTGGCTCCAATACCGGCAAGCCCGACTCGCTGGTCGCGCGCCTGGGGTTGACCGGCGTCGCGTTCACCGCCGTGCGCAACGGCTGCGCGACCGGCGGGATCGCGCTGGCCACCGCGGCGAACGCGTTGCGGGCCGGGCAGGGCGAGGTTGCTGCGGTGATCGGCTTCGACAAACACGTACGGGGCGCATTCGCCACCGACCCGGCGGCCTACGGGCTCGACGCCTGGTACGGCACGACCGGGCTGATGGTGACCACCCAGTATTTCGCGATGCGCACCAAGCGCTACCAGCACGAGCACGACCTGCCCGACTTGACGCTGGCTCAGGTAGCGGTGCGGGCGAGCCGGAACGGGGCTGCCCATCCGCACGCCTGGCGGCGCCGCGAGCTCACCACGGACGAGGTGCTGGGCGCCCCCATGGTCTCCGACCCGCTGACCAACCTGATGTTCTGCCAGCCCGACGAGGGCGCCGTCGCGCTGATCCTCGCCCGCGGCAGCCGGGCGTTCGACCTGTGCCCGGCACCGGTGCGACTGGCCGCGGTTACCGTGCGCACCCGCGGGCCGGGATCGTTCGAGGTGTTCAGTCCATGGCTGTCCCCCCAGCGCGCCGGCAGCCCGAGCTCCGCGGCCGGCCGGGACGCGCTGCGCCAGGCGGGCATCACCGCCGCGGACGTGCAGGTCGCCCAGGTTCAGGACACCGACTGCGGCTCCGAACTCATCCATCTCGCCGAAACCGGATTGTGCCGGGACGGGGAACAGGTCGAGTTGCTCGCGACCGGGGCGACCGACGCCACCGGTCGGCTACCGGTGAACACCGACGGTGGCTGCCTGGCCAACGGCGAACCGATCGGCGCCTCCGGGCTGCGGCAGGTACACGAGGTGGTCCGGCAATTGCAGGGCCGCGCCGCCGGCCACGCCGTGCCCGGCGCGCCACGCGTCGGCTTCACCCACGTCTACGGGGCACCCGGCGTTTCGGCGTGCACCGTGCTGATGCGGTCGGACCGATGACCCTCCCGGACCCGGCCGGCTGGGCCGTCGAGGTGCGCGCCTGGCTACAGGACACCGTCGGCACGGCCGACCCGATTAACCGCGCGCCCGACCTGGCCGTGTTCCGCAACCTGACCGACGAACAGGAGGCGGACCTGCTCACCGCGATCCGCCTCTACCGCCGGGCCCGCTACGACGCGGGGTACGGCGCGCTCACCCTGCCGGTCGAGCACGGCGGCGCGGGCCTACCGGCGTCCTTCGCGGCGTTGTTCGCCCAACTGGAGGTGGAGTTCGCGGTCCCGCCCTCCACCGAGCTGATCAGCGTCACCACCGGACTGGTCGCTCCGGCCGTCGCGCTGTACGGCACCCCCGCGCTGCGCGAGCGGTTCGTCACCCCACTGCTGCGCACCGACCTGCTGGCCTGCCAGCTCTTCAGCGAGCCCGGCGCCGGATCCGACCTGGCCGCGGTGGCCTGCCGGGCGCAGCTCGCCGGGGACGACTGGGTGCTGGACGGACAGAAGGTGTGGTCCTCCGGGGCCCGGCACGCCGACCTCGGTCTGCTGCTCGCCCGGACCGACCCGACGGTGCCCAAGCACGCCGGCATCACGGCCTTCCTCGTCCAGCTCGACCTGCCCGGCGTCACGGTCCGCCCGATCCGCCAGATCAGCGGGGGCGCCAGCTTCAACGAGGTCTTCCTGGACCAGGTGCGGGTACCCGATGAGTTCCGCGTCGGCGAGGTGGGCCAGGGCTGGGCGGTGGCCACCGCGACGCTGGCCTTCGAGCGGCAGGCCTCCGGCGCAGGCACCCGGCGCAAGGGCGGCTCGTTCGACGACGTGCTGGCGCTCGCCCGCGCGCAGGGCGTCAGCGATGATCCGGTGGTGCGCCAGCAGCTGGCCGATCTCTACGTGCGCAGTGTGCTGAAGGCCTGGACCTCGCAGCGGGTCGCCCGGGCGGCCGCGGCCGGCGTCTCCCCCGGCCCGGCGGGTTCGGTGGGCAAACTGGTGGCCTCCGACCTGCTGGTGCGCACCGGCGAGCTTGCCGCAGATCTGCTGGGGCCTCAGATTCTGGCGGACCACGGCGACGGCACCTTCGCCTGGACCGAACATCTCCTCGGCGCCCCGGGTTACCGGTTGGCGGGCGGCAGCGACCAGATCCAGCGCAACGTGATCGCCGAACGCGTCCTCGGTCTGCCTGCCGAGCCCCGGATGGACAAGGACGTGCCGTTCGCCGACCTGACCAAGGGCTGAGCTACCAGGCGAGCAGCGCGGCGAGTTCCTCGCGGGCGGCCGCCACGGTGCCGAGCATGGCGGCGTCGGCGCGGGCCCGGCGGAAGTACAGGTGGGCGTCGTGCTCCCAGGTGAAACCGATACCCCCGTGCAATTGGACCGCCTCGGCGCTGACGAACCGGTACGCGTCGCAGCACCAGACCCGGGCCACCAGCGCGGCCTCGGCCAACGTGGCGGGATCGTCGGGCGCCTGCACCGCACGGTCCACCGCCGAGCGGGCCAGCTCCACCTGGACCAGCATGTCCGCCAGGGTGTGCTTGACCGCCTGGAAGCTCCCGATGGCCCGGCCGAACTGGCGCCGTTGCTTCACGTGCGCGACGGTCCGGTCCAGACAGGCCTGCGCGCCACCGAGCTGTTCGGCAGCCACCGCGAGGCGGATCATGGGCAACGCCCCGCTCACCGCTGCGGTCGCGTCCTCGGTCAGAATCCGGGCCGTGACCTCATCAAGCGTGATGCGCGCCGCGGGCCGCGAAAGGTCCAGGGACGCCACCGGTTCGACGCGGACGCCCGGCCGGCGCAGGTCCACCAGCGCCAGGGTGTCGCCGGCGGCCGCGATCAACCAGGTGGCGCCGACCCCGTCGGGGACAGCCTGCGCGACGCCGCTGATCCGGTCGCCGGAGCGGGCGAACGGGGTCCGATCCGCAGTGACCGTCGCGACGGTCGCCGTCTCGGCGCCCGCGGCGAGCGCGGTCAGCACCGCGTCGCTACCCGCGCACCGGGCCAGAATCTGACCTGCCATCACCGTGCTGGTGAGGAAGGGCACCGGCAGCAGATGAACGCCCAATTCCTCGGCCACCGCGAGGATCTCCGGCATTCCGCCCACGCCGTCGACAGCTTCCGGCAGGCCGAGGGCGCCAACGCCGACCTGCTGAGTCAGCACCGTCCACGCCTTGGCGTCCCAACCGGCACCCGCCGGATCGAGCGCACGAACCGCCGCGGTGCCACCGAGGTCGGTACACACGTCGCGCACCGCCGAGCGCAGGTCGGCGATCAGCTCGGCGCGATCCGGATCGAGGCTCACGTGCCGGGGACCCACTGCTCGTAGAGGTGGTGGAAGTGCCGGATCCGGCTTTCCTGGTAGGCGGACAGCGTCACCCCGGTGCGCGCGGTGCTGAGCAACCCGCGTTGCACGGCCTCGAGGTTGAACTCGTCCTGGTCGAACACCCGGGCCAGCGAGCCGAGGATCTCCACCGCATCGCGCCAGTGGTCCTCCGCGCCGAGCTTGATCTCGGGCGCCGACGGCGGGCGTTCGCCGGCGAACGGCGCCAGCAGCATGACCTCCATCAGGGCCGAACGGTGGTCGTCACCGTTCGGCCGGAACCGGTAGAAGATTTGGTTGTAGGCGCCCCACGGATGGGCGTTGGGGAAGATGTTGACGAAGTAGCTGTCCACGAGTTCCGCGTCGCAGAGCAGGTCGACCGCGGAGCCGAGCGCCGGGCGCAGCGCCACCCGCGCGGACTCGGCCAGCACCTCGCGGGCCGTCCCACCCGCGGGGACCTCGAGCACCGCCGGGTCGTCGAGCCGCACATCCAACGTCGAGTCCAACGCCTGCTGCTCGCTGGGGCGCCACCCGATCAGCGGGCTCGCGACCCCGCGTGGGGAGATGGTGCGCGCGACATTGCCGAAGACGTCGTACTGGCTGTTGGCATCGCCGAAGCCGGGCAACAGTTGGGGGTGGGTGGTCACCACGTGGTAGCTCTCCATGAAAGCTTCCTGGACCAATTTCCAGTTGGCGTTGACCACCTTGGTGACGTGCGCGCGAACGTAGCGCTCCTCCAGCGGCCAGCGCTGGAAAAGGTCGGGCAGTACCCCGAGGAAGGAGAGAAGTGATCCTGCGTCAGGATCGGGGTTGAGAAAGACGAAGCCGCCCCAGGTGCCGAGGAGTACCCGGGGGAGTTCGAACTCCTCCGCCCGGACCTGCGGGAAGTCCCACTCGCTCGGAATGCGCTTGAGCTGTCCCTGCAGCGACCAGCAGAACCCGTGGAAGCTGCACTGCAGCTCCTCGACCCGGCCCGGTGCATCGCGCAGCGCGCGGCCGCGGTGCAGGCAGGCGTTCGGGAAGGCGCGCAGTCCCTCGGTGCCCGGGGCGTGGCGGACCACCAGGAACGATCGGTCCGCGATGTCGTAGACGAACGTGTCCCCGACCTGCGCCAGTTGCTCCACCCGACAGACCACCTGCCACACCCGCGACCACAGGTGGGTTTTCTCCGCCTCGTGGGCCGCGCGCGAGAGATACCGGGGCACCGGGATGTCCGCCAGGCCGAGGTCCGCGGGCACGTTCCAGCGGTAGGTCTCGGGGACCGGCCGGGAGTCCGCGTCGAGCAGCGCCTGATAGCTCACCCCGCGGGTGGGACGACGCTGGTCGTGCAGCGTCACCGGTTCGCCCTCACGCTGTCACCTTCACGCCGTCACCGGCTCGGTGGGCACCGGCTGCTCGGCGTCGGTCTCGAACCGTCGGCTGCGCCCCGCGGCCCCACCGGGGATCGGCCCGCCGCTGGCGATCCACCGACACATCTCTGGGTCGACGGCGATCAGCTCGCCGGCGATGCGCGTGCCGTCGCGATCGAAGCGCCCGGTCACGCCCTGACGATCGGTCACCCGCACTGGGCCGAGGCCGTCGTCCGCCCACTCGTACGTGGCGCCGGTGAGCGGATGGACGAGGCGTCGCATGACACCGAATGGTAGGCGCGCCGGCCCTTCATAACAAGACTCGGCATCAAGTTACTCTTGCTGCGTGAGCGTAGTTACTCGATAGTGAGTACAGCTATTCCGAGCTCGGGAGGAACGGGTGGACGTGGCCGGCAGGACCGCCGTGGTGACCGGTGCGGCAAGCGGAATCGGACACGCCACGGCGGCCGCACTGGCCGGTGCCGGGATGGCCGTGGTGCTCGCCGACATCGACGGCGCAGCGGCCAAGGAAGCCGCGGCGCGGCTGAGCGGCGACGGACACCACGCCGTCGAGACCGACGTGTCCGACCCAGCCTCCCTGACCGCCCTGTTCGCCGAGCTGGCCGCTGCGGGCCGGGACCTGGCCTGCGTGGTGAACGCCGCCGGGATCATGTCCGGCGGCGACCCGTGGCCGGGTAGCGATCTGCGCCGGATGCAGCGGGTGTTGGCCGTCAACGGCGGCGGTGCGATCACCACGACCACCCTGGCCGCGACCTACCCGGTGCCGGGTGAGCGCGTGGTGGTCAACGTCGGATCGGCCGCCGGCATCCGCGTGCTGCCGCCCGACCCGGCGTACGCCTTCACCAAGGCGGGCCTGCTGCACTTCACCCGGTCCGTGGCTGCGGCCGGCCGCGGCCTGAGGGTGAACATCGTGCTGCCGGGCATGGTCCGCACTCCCCTGCTCGCGACCAGCGGCCGGGACGGCGTCGCCGACTGGCTGGTCAAGCGGGTCGCGGGGCCGCTGCTCACCCCCGAACAGGTCGCCGAGCCGATCGTCACCCTGGTCACCGGCGACCACAACGGCGAGGCCTGGTCGATCGAACTCGATCCGGTCGATCCCACCCGGTCCGTCGTGCAGGTCGTGGCATGACCGCCCCGACCACCGAGACGTTGCTGAGTCGCGCGGCTGCCGAGCGAATGTACGAGCTGATGCTCACCACCAAACTCGCCGACGACCAAGCGCGCGAGGAAACCAAGGCGGGACGCCTGCAGGCGGCGTTCTACCCGGTTCGCGGGCTGGAGGCGGTGTGCGCCGCGCTCGGGGAGGTGCTGCGCGCGGACGACCAACTGGTCTCGACCTACCGCAACCTCGGCGACGCCCTGGCCAAGGGCGTCAGTCTGCGGGCGATCATGGCCGAGCTCTACGGCCGCCTCGATGGGGTGTCCAAGGGCAAGGGCGGCTCGATGCACCTGCACGACACCACGGTCGGCTTCATGACCACCACCGGCATCGTCGGGTCCGGCCTGCCGATCACCCTCGGCCTCGGCCTGGGTGCGCAGTTGGACGGTTCGGACCGCGTGGTGGTGGTGACCTTCGGCGACGGGGCGACCTCCATCGGCGCCGCGCACGAAGCGCTCAACCTGGCCGTGCTGTGGCAGCTGCCGATCCTGTTCCTGTGCCAGAACAACCAGTGGGGCGAGCACACCCCGATCGCCGAGTACGCCGGGTCCACCGACCTGCGCGCCCGCGCCGAGGCCTACGGCATGGCCGCGCACCGGGTCGACGGCTTCGACCTGTTCGCCACCCTGGACTGCCTGCGCGACGCGGTCGCGTCGGTGCGCGCGGGCGGCGGGCCGGTGTTCGTCGAGGCGATGACCTACCGACTCACCGGACACACCGGCACGGCCGACTTCAGCTACGTGCCGGCCGATGAGCTCGCCGCCGCGATGGCCCGCGACCCCGCCCCGGTGTTCCGCGCGTGGTTGGTCGAGTCCGGGGCGCTGAGCGAGGGCGAGGCGAACGCGGTGGCGCACCGGGCCGAATCGGCGGTGGCCGACGCCTTCGCCTTCGCACAGGCCAGTCCGCTGCCCGGGCCCGACGAGCTGTGGACCGACGTGTTCGCCACCGATCTGATCAATTGGGAGGAGCGGTGAGCGCCCTCGCCGAACCGAAGACCGAGGAAATGACCTCGGCCGTCGCGATGAACTCCGCGCTCGACTGCGCGATGACCGCCGACCCCAAGGTGATCCTGCTCGGCGAGGACATCGCCGACCCGATCGGCGGCGTGTTCAAGGTGACCAAGGGCCTGTCGACGAAGTACGGCACCCACCGTGTCCGGGCCACCCCGATTTCCGAACAGGCCATCGTCGGCACGGCGATCGGACTTTCGCTGGCCGGATACCGACCGGTCGCGGAGATCATGTTCTTTGACTTCGTCACGGTCGCGATGGATCAGATCGTCAACCACGCAACGAAACTGCGGTACATGTCCGGCGGCGCGACCCCGGCCCCGATCACCGTGCGCACCACCGTCGGCGGCAGCCGATTCGGCGCCCAGCACGCGCAGTCACTGGAGGCGTGGTTCATGCACACGCCCGGCATCAAGGTGGTGATGCCGTCCAACCCGGTGGACGCGAAGGGCCTGCTCACCTCCTGCATCTTCG from Sporichthyaceae bacterium encodes the following:
- a CDS encoding OB-fold domain-containing protein codes for the protein MSRPLAPELFASLDPLSLAGSRCPACATVQFPPAPQCAHCAADGPAPIALPTSGRIWTWTVQRFAPKAPYVSPASGFVPYPVGYVDLGEVLVETLLQVGDRSPAIGDEVHLRRAPVGTGEHFTYAFGA
- a CDS encoding acyl-CoA dehydrogenase family protein, with the translated sequence MTLPDPAGWAVEVRAWLQDTVGTADPINRAPDLAVFRNLTDEQEADLLTAIRLYRRARYDAGYGALTLPVEHGGAGLPASFAALFAQLEVEFAVPPSTELISVTTGLVAPAVALYGTPALRERFVTPLLRTDLLACQLFSEPGAGSDLAAVACRAQLAGDDWVLDGQKVWSSGARHADLGLLLARTDPTVPKHAGITAFLVQLDLPGVTVRPIRQISGGASFNEVFLDQVRVPDEFRVGEVGQGWAVATATLAFERQASGAGTRRKGGSFDDVLALARAQGVSDDPVVRQQLADLYVRSVLKAWTSQRVARAAAAGVSPGPAGSVGKLVASDLLVRTGELAADLLGPQILADHGDGTFAWTEHLLGAPGYRLAGGSDQIQRNVIAERVLGLPAEPRMDKDVPFADLTKG
- a CDS encoding AMP-binding protein codes for the protein MYLAGIGARAETDPHGLAVRDRAGDLSWGQLADLVRGVGGRLLELTDGEDRVGVTGDNAAATLVTHLAGLLTGVGTVALHRQGTPKELARELTDTGCTVAVTGPAALPAILEAAHPAGLRAVVVHGADAPQGTVAWTDWVQRPPPKLTLAAHPARPLLVFTSGTTGHAGATEVCWLRGTGAPDAHAYVAAIAAESGFPDGPHLVVGPLQHNGPLTSLRHLLRGQPVIVLDRFDAEAVLREIHHGAVTSTVLVPTHFTRLLALDEAVRARYDVRGLRLVAHTGSACPEPVKRAMIAWWGPVLTESYGGSELGTVCRIAGPEWLSHPGSVGRAVPPLIIESYDEAGRAQPRGTTGLLGVTLPPGRAVRFLGDHAKSANAYLAPGVATLGDVGHVDVDGFVFITDRLADMVVCGGVNLYPAECEQLLIRHPDVAEVAVIGVPDPDLGERLLALVVPAADRVDDVALDRFCRTELAGYKCPRSYRTIPELPRNEMGKVDKRALRAPYWSGEPPINEDVS
- a CDS encoding SDR family oxidoreductase, giving the protein MAGRTAVVTGAASGIGHATAAALAGAGMAVVLADIDGAAAKEAAARLSGDGHHAVETDVSDPASLTALFAELAAAGRDLACVVNAAGIMSGGDPWPGSDLRRMQRVLAVNGGGAITTTTLAATYPVPGERVVVNVGSAAGIRVLPPDPAYAFTKAGLLHFTRSVAAAGRGLRVNIVLPGMVRTPLLATSGRDGVADWLVKRVAGPLLTPEQVAEPIVTLVTGDHNGEAWSIELDPVDPTRSVVQVVA
- a CDS encoding thiolase family protein, with protein sequence MNDNDIYVVGAGIHAFGRHEGVSGADQAVVTTRAALTDAGLGWDKVDVAVGGSNTGKPDSLVARLGLTGVAFTAVRNGCATGGIALATAANALRAGQGEVAAVIGFDKHVRGAFATDPAAYGLDAWYGTTGLMVTTQYFAMRTKRYQHEHDLPDLTLAQVAVRASRNGAAHPHAWRRRELTTDEVLGAPMVSDPLTNLMFCQPDEGAVALILARGSRAFDLCPAPVRLAAVTVRTRGPGSFEVFSPWLSPQRAGSPSSAAGRDALRQAGITAADVQVAQVQDTDCGSELIHLAETGLCRDGEQVELLATGATDATGRLPVNTDGGCLANGEPIGASGLRQVHEVVRQLQGRAAGHAVPGAPRVGFTHVYGAPGVSACTVLMRSDR
- a CDS encoding thiamine pyrophosphate-dependent dehydrogenase E1 component subunit alpha codes for the protein MTAPTTETLLSRAAAERMYELMLTTKLADDQAREETKAGRLQAAFYPVRGLEAVCAALGEVLRADDQLVSTYRNLGDALAKGVSLRAIMAELYGRLDGVSKGKGGSMHLHDTTVGFMTTTGIVGSGLPITLGLGLGAQLDGSDRVVVVTFGDGATSIGAAHEALNLAVLWQLPILFLCQNNQWGEHTPIAEYAGSTDLRARAEAYGMAAHRVDGFDLFATLDCLRDAVASVRAGGGPVFVEAMTYRLTGHTGTADFSYVPADELAAAMARDPAPVFRAWLVESGALSEGEANAVAHRAESAVADAFAFAQASPLPGPDELWTDVFATDLINWEER
- a CDS encoding acyl-CoA dehydrogenase family protein, with amino-acid sequence MSLDPDRAELIADLRSAVRDVCTDLGGTAAVRALDPAGAGWDAKAWTVLTQQVGVGALGLPEAVDGVGGMPEILAVAEELGVHLLPVPFLTSTVMAGQILARCAGSDAVLTALAAGAETATVATVTADRTPFARSGDRISGVAQAVPDGVGATWLIAAAGDTLALVDLRRPGVRVEPVASLDLSRPAARITLDEVTARILTEDATAAVSGALPMIRLAVAAEQLGGAQACLDRTVAHVKQRRQFGRAIGSFQAVKHTLADMLVQVELARSAVDRAVQAPDDPATLAEAALVARVWCCDAYRFVSAEAVQLHGGIGFTWEHDAHLYFRRARADAAMLGTVAAAREELAALLAW
- a CDS encoding aromatic ring-hydroxylating dioxygenase subunit alpha; this encodes MTLHDQRRPTRGVSYQALLDADSRPVPETYRWNVPADLGLADIPVPRYLSRAAHEAEKTHLWSRVWQVVCRVEQLAQVGDTFVYDIADRSFLVVRHAPGTEGLRAFPNACLHRGRALRDAPGRVEELQCSFHGFCWSLQGQLKRIPSEWDFPQVRAEEFELPRVLLGTWGGFVFLNPDPDAGSLLSFLGVLPDLFQRWPLEERYVRAHVTKVVNANWKLVQEAFMESYHVVTTHPQLLPGFGDANSQYDVFGNVARTISPRGVASPLIGWRPSEQQALDSTLDVRLDDPAVLEVPAGGTAREVLAESARVALRPALGSAVDLLCDAELVDSYFVNIFPNAHPWGAYNQIFYRFRPNGDDHRSALMEVMLLAPFAGERPPSAPEIKLGAEDHWRDAVEILGSLARVFDQDEFNLEAVQRGLLSTARTGVTLSAYQESRIRHFHHLYEQWVPGT